Proteins encoded together in one Oculatellaceae cyanobacterium window:
- the lipB gene encoding lipoyl(octanoyl) transferase LipB, with amino-acid sequence MEDISNASHFSQQRRRCWLYNVEQIPYKIAWEWQRSLVAERISNSHLDDALILLEHPPVYTLGQGASLNFIKFDLNHTKPEVHRIERGGEVTYHCPGQLVGYPILNLRYYQQDLHWYLRQLEEVLIRVLLVYGLKGERITGMTGVWVEDRKVAAIGIKVSKWITMHGFALNICPDLSGFEQIIPCGIVDKTVGSLEQLIPGIDFNQVRQQVAVAFAEVFNVELVGIN; translated from the coding sequence GTGGAAGATATAAGCAATGCCAGCCATTTCAGCCAACAACGCCGTCGATGCTGGCTTTATAATGTTGAACAAATACCATATAAAATAGCTTGGGAATGGCAGCGATCGCTTGTTGCTGAACGAATCAGCAATTCTCACCTTGATGATGCCCTAATCTTATTAGAACACCCGCCCGTTTATACACTCGGACAAGGCGCTAGTCTCAACTTTATAAAATTTGACCTCAATCACACTAAGCCGGAAGTACATCGCATTGAGCGAGGTGGTGAGGTAACATATCATTGTCCTGGTCAGTTGGTAGGATACCCAATTTTAAACCTGCGATATTATCAACAAGATTTACATTGGTATCTGCGACAGTTAGAAGAAGTGTTAATTCGGGTACTCTTAGTTTATGGATTAAAAGGTGAGCGGATAACTGGTATGACAGGGGTATGGGTAGAAGACCGCAAAGTTGCTGCCATTGGTATTAAGGTGAGTAAATGGATTACTATGCACGGTTTTGCCTTAAATATTTGCCCTGACTTAAGCGGTTTTGAGCAGATTATACCCTGCGGTATTGTGGATAAAACGGTTGGTAGTCTGGAACAGTTGATCCCAGGAATTGACTTTAATCAGGTTCGTCAGCAGGTAGCAGTAGCTTTTGCTGAGGTGTTTAATGTTGAATTGGTGGGAATCAATTAA
- a CDS encoding DUF3318 domain-containing protein encodes MNPEPEIRRLLDVMPASGRMLTKIVSRPQQSQVTDTPFPLPWSQERPIFINFDLWRLLSKPQRDLLILSKISWLTQIKWFKPDLYQGIVVAGILGGVVEFVQADAVGVIVATGLGAIAGTQIWRNSRSTQTLLDADQAALKIAQRRGYTETEAAQHLLSGIETIARIEGRSNLDFTELIRTQNLRAIAGLSPVGVPEQVKQE; translated from the coding sequence ATGAATCCAGAACCTGAAATTCGCCGCCTATTAGATGTTATGCCTGCTTCTGGTCGAATGCTGACTAAAATCGTCAGTAGACCACAGCAATCTCAGGTAACTGATACACCTTTTCCCCTACCTTGGTCTCAAGAAAGACCGATTTTTATTAATTTTGATTTGTGGCGACTTTTATCTAAGCCACAGCGCGATTTATTGATTTTAAGTAAGATTAGCTGGCTAACGCAGATCAAATGGTTTAAGCCAGATTTATATCAAGGTATTGTAGTGGCGGGAATTTTGGGAGGTGTGGTTGAGTTTGTGCAAGCAGATGCAGTAGGAGTAATAGTTGCTACAGGATTAGGTGCGATCGCAGGAACTCAAATTTGGCGTAATAGCCGTAGTACTCAAACTTTGCTAGACGCAGATCAAGCAGCACTGAAAATAGCACAACGACGCGGTTATACTGAAACCGAAGCAGCACAACACTTGTTATCTGGTATTGAAACGATAGCGAGAATTGAAGGTCGTTCTAATCTAGATTTTACCGAATTAATTCGCACTCAAAACTTGAGAGCGATCGCGGGTTTGTCCCCTGTGGGTGTTCCCGAACAAGTCAAGCAAGAATAA